The proteins below come from a single Verrucomicrobiia bacterium genomic window:
- a CDS encoding phage major capsid protein, with translation MEQKQLDELTATLGDIHAGVSRVREHLQMHDQQLEALRGDFDRLRRLQGGPVPAAAAAGRVSEACARHLAAVVIAGALKSGRLDALPSSPRENLAGLCREVLGAEYKAALTATDIPLPTQFSGEIVELVAQYGAARRYGTVFPLGAGVVKLPRLKTDPVFGLIAMSAGVPEKSPQLELVTLSASKWGGLIRLPAEIEADSVVAMGQFLARYAARQLARIEDVVFFTADGTGTYDGLQGLTKSTLTNGMVSQMAATKTRYSDSTLGNWRALRAVPDAAVLGGAAYYCHPSFEQHLAGFNTSGDRPYNAHAAQGATLDGFPVRWVDTLPPYSTAANAAKVFALFGDLSYQYLAVRGGVNIAASVEAAFSTDEILVRALERFTIGLMATGAVAGLQTAAS, from the coding sequence ATGGAACAAAAACAACTCGATGAACTGACGGCGACGCTGGGCGACATTCATGCCGGGGTCAGCCGTGTGCGGGAGCATCTGCAAATGCATGACCAGCAGTTGGAGGCGTTGCGGGGGGACTTTGACCGGCTGCGCCGGCTGCAGGGCGGGCCGGTGCCCGCCGCGGCCGCCGCGGGGCGGGTGAGCGAGGCGTGTGCGCGGCATCTGGCGGCGGTGGTGATTGCGGGCGCGCTCAAGAGCGGGCGGCTGGACGCGCTGCCCAGCAGCCCGCGGGAGAATCTGGCCGGGCTGTGCCGGGAGGTGCTGGGGGCGGAATACAAGGCGGCGCTGACGGCGACGGACATACCGCTGCCCACGCAATTTTCCGGGGAGATCGTGGAGCTGGTGGCGCAGTACGGGGCGGCGCGGCGATACGGGACGGTGTTTCCGCTGGGGGCGGGGGTGGTGAAGCTGCCGCGGCTGAAGACGGATCCGGTGTTTGGGTTGATTGCGATGAGCGCCGGGGTGCCGGAGAAGTCGCCGCAGCTCGAGCTGGTGACGCTGTCGGCGTCGAAGTGGGGCGGGTTGATCCGGCTGCCGGCGGAGATCGAGGCGGACAGCGTGGTGGCGATGGGGCAGTTTCTGGCGCGGTATGCGGCGCGGCAACTGGCGCGGATTGAGGATGTGGTGTTTTTCACGGCGGACGGGACGGGGACGTATGACGGGCTGCAGGGGCTGACGAAGTCCACGCTGACCAACGGGATGGTGAGCCAGATGGCGGCCACCAAGACGCGGTACTCCGATTCCACGCTGGGCAACTGGCGGGCGTTGCGGGCGGTGCCGGATGCCGCGGTGCTGGGGGGCGCGGCGTATTACTGTCATCCCTCGTTTGAGCAGCACCTGGCGGGTTTCAACACCAGCGGGGATCGCCCCTACAACGCCCATGCGGCGCAGGGCGCCACGCTGGACGGTTTTCCGGTGCGGTGGGTGGACACGCTGCCGCCCTACAGCACTGCGGCCAATGCCGCCAAGGTGTTTGCGCTGTTTGGCGATCTTTCCTACCAGTACCTGGCGGTGCGCGGGGGGGTGAACATTGCGGCCAGTGTGGAGGCGGCCTTCAGCACGGATGAAATTTTGGTGCGCGCGCTCGAGCGTTTCACCATCGGGCTGATGGCCACGGGCGCGGTGGCCGGCCTGCAAACCGCAGCTTCTTAA